A single genomic interval of Aegicerativicinus sediminis harbors:
- a CDS encoding DUF4249 domain-containing protein: MGRLSSFLVFLFIFSCEEVIDLDLVQQQPRLIIDAIIRVDRSQEFVPIEVKVSLTTSYFNENEPASLDTAYIYYGKEENGDIINSKYSYLAEQEPGTGVYIPDPDSPTDQRINSVDITEDTTFYLVIEFEGKTYFSKTKFIPTVPLDNVEQGSQTLFEDEIEIIVTFTDDANREDFYLFDYSNGNYIVSEDKFYQGQEFSFSYFYEDPVEIGDELEIKILGADRSFYNYMFLFLQQTEGSFGFFETPAATIRGNIYEVSDIENPENTNNIQNPDANPLGYFAVIQEYKKTLKIE, translated from the coding sequence ATGGGAAGATTAAGTAGCTTTCTTGTTTTTCTATTCATCTTTTCTTGTGAAGAGGTAATCGATCTTGATCTTGTGCAGCAGCAACCAAGATTAATAATAGATGCCATAATTAGAGTTGATAGGAGCCAAGAATTTGTTCCTATTGAAGTAAAAGTTAGCCTTACCACGAGTTATTTTAACGAAAATGAACCTGCATCTTTGGATACCGCATATATATATTATGGTAAAGAGGAAAATGGAGATATAATAAATTCCAAATACAGCTATCTGGCAGAACAAGAACCTGGCACCGGGGTGTATATCCCAGATCCTGATTCACCAACCGACCAGCGCATAAATTCAGTGGATATTACAGAGGACACAACATTTTATTTGGTTATTGAATTTGAAGGAAAAACGTATTTCAGTAAAACAAAATTTATACCTACCGTTCCTTTAGACAATGTAGAACAAGGTTCTCAAACACTTTTTGAGGACGAAATAGAGATAATTGTGACCTTCACTGATGATGCCAATAGAGAAGATTTCTACCTTTTCGATTACAGCAATGGAAATTATATCGTTTCAGAGGATAAATTTTATCAGGGTCAAGAATTTTCATTCTCATACTTTTATGAGGATCCGGTTGAAATCGGCGATGAATTAGAGATTAAAATTCTAGGAGCAGACCGGAGTTTTTACAATTATATGTTTTTGTTTCTACAACAAACTGAAGGAAGTTTTGGATTTTTTGAAACTCCGGCAGCTACAATTCGTGGCAACATTTATGAAGTTTCAGATATAGAAAACCCGGAAAACACTAATAACATACAAAACCCTGACGCTAATCCTTTGGGGTATTTTGCGGTAATTCAAGAATATAAAAAAACATTGAAAATTGAATAA
- the trmD gene encoding tRNA (guanosine(37)-N1)-methyltransferase TrmD, translating into MRIDIITVVPELLKSPFEASILKRAIDAGHVEVYVHNLRDYATDNYKSVDDYQYGGGAGMVMLIEPIDACISKLKSERSYSEIIYMTPDGETFDQKMANSLSLKENIIILCGHYKGVDQRVRDSLITKEISIGDFVLSGGELGAAVVCDAIIRLIPGVLGNETSALTDSFQDGLLAPPIYTRPREYKGMHVPELLFSGNFPKIEKWREDEAYKRTQRLRPDLLEE; encoded by the coding sequence ATGAGAATAGACATTATAACTGTTGTTCCAGAACTATTAAAAAGTCCATTTGAAGCTTCTATTTTAAAAAGAGCTATCGATGCTGGCCATGTTGAGGTTTATGTTCACAATTTGAGGGATTATGCAACTGACAATTATAAATCAGTGGATGATTACCAATATGGTGGAGGCGCCGGTATGGTTATGCTTATAGAACCAATAGACGCTTGCATTTCTAAACTAAAGTCGGAAAGATCCTATTCTGAAATTATTTACATGACTCCAGACGGGGAAACATTTGACCAGAAAATGGCAAATTCCCTATCCTTAAAAGAGAATATCATTATCCTTTGCGGCCACTACAAAGGGGTAGACCAAAGAGTGAGAGATAGCTTAATAACAAAGGAGATTTCCATAGGAGATTTTGTGTTGTCTGGAGGAGAATTAGGAGCAGCAGTTGTATGTGACGCAATTATTAGGCTAATTCCTGGAGTTTTGGGTAATGAAACTTCAGCACTTACAGATTCATTTCAGGACGGATTGCTAGCCCCTCCTATATATACAAGACCAAGGGAGTACAAAGGAATGCATGTCCCGGAATTATTATTTTCAGGAAATTTTCCTAAAATAGAAAAGTGGCGTGAGGATGAGGCCTATAAGAGAACCCAAAGGTTACGTCCTGATTTATTAGAAGAATAA
- a CDS encoding TonB-dependent receptor: MKLFNIIFLLTLLTSNFSFGQNFMTLSGRVNDADTNELLIGVNIIINDGETGTTTNEYGFYSISLKKDIYKVEISYLGYNTELKEVDLNADKTLNFQLSESTEQLEEILITSKTERSDVKSAQMSVNNLSVKTIKKIPVVLGESDIVKSILLLPGITNAGDASSGFNVRGGAVDQNLILLDEATIYNSSHLFGLFSVFNPDAIKDIKLYKGGIPARYGGRVSSVLEIFQKEGNNKELKVNGGVGLVASRLLVEGPIVKEKSSFLIGGRSSYAHLFLPLFDIDNSASFYDLNAKLNYRLNENNNLYLSGYFGRDFFSINDNFQNVYGNATLNLRWNHLYGAKLFSNLSLIYSDFYYGLELGFVGFKWNSGITNLNFKYDFKHYLKDNLQVNYGIHNTYYVFNPGKIEPNSADSGILEDQLVKNYANETALYIGIDQDLTNNLNIQYGLRVSNFIRLGQDEIFVYENNEPVIFDRNTLTYQEADPIDTIYQRRSKPLKTYLNFEPRIAASLSLNDNNSIKASYTRLAQYLHLLSNTSSPTPLDVWTPSGTFIKPQLLDHIALGYFLNFKNDLYSFEIETYYKKLKNRIDYIDGANLIANEAIERVILNGRGRSYGLELILRKNKGDFQGWISYTLSKSEQQTPGRTRILEDGTIYNETGINLGNWYNTPYDKPHDISIFGSYDLNEKWSFSGNFVYQTGRPTNYPVGQLDFQRVTAPVYGLRNQQRLPSYHRIDVSATLTPRKNKYRSWQGQWVFSIYNIYNRQNAISINFRQNEDTGVNEAIRTSIFGIVPAITYNFKF; the protein is encoded by the coding sequence ATGAAATTATTCAATATCATTTTTCTTCTAACGCTTTTAACCTCAAATTTTAGTTTTGGTCAAAATTTCATGACTTTGAGTGGGCGGGTTAATGATGCAGATACAAATGAACTTCTTATTGGAGTTAATATAATCATCAACGATGGTGAGACAGGAACAACTACTAACGAATATGGTTTTTATTCCATCTCATTGAAAAAAGACATCTATAAAGTTGAAATAAGTTACTTAGGTTATAATACAGAATTAAAGGAAGTTGATCTTAATGCCGATAAAACATTAAATTTCCAATTATCTGAATCTACTGAGCAATTAGAGGAAATTCTTATCACAAGCAAGACAGAAAGATCGGATGTAAAATCCGCCCAAATGAGTGTCAACAATCTCTCAGTTAAAACGATAAAAAAAATACCTGTTGTCTTGGGCGAATCCGATATTGTAAAATCAATTCTATTATTACCAGGTATTACTAATGCAGGAGATGCTTCTTCTGGATTTAATGTTCGAGGTGGTGCTGTAGATCAAAACCTTATTCTTTTAGATGAAGCAACCATTTATAATTCTTCACATTTGTTTGGTTTGTTTTCTGTTTTTAATCCAGACGCCATTAAGGATATTAAACTTTATAAAGGTGGTATACCTGCCAGATATGGAGGTAGGGTTTCATCAGTTTTAGAGATTTTTCAAAAAGAGGGAAATAACAAAGAATTGAAAGTTAATGGAGGTGTCGGACTTGTGGCGAGTAGATTATTGGTGGAAGGACCAATTGTGAAGGAAAAATCATCATTTCTAATTGGTGGACGATCGTCTTATGCCCATCTCTTTTTACCTCTATTTGATATCGATAATTCTGCGTCATTCTACGATTTAAATGCTAAATTAAATTACCGCCTGAATGAAAACAACAACCTCTACCTTTCCGGATATTTTGGAAGAGATTTTTTCAGTATCAATGATAATTTCCAAAATGTTTATGGAAATGCAACTTTAAATCTTCGTTGGAATCATTTATACGGCGCCAAGTTATTTTCCAATCTTTCACTAATTTATTCGGATTTCTATTACGGTTTGGAGCTAGGTTTTGTTGGATTTAAATGGAATTCTGGTATTACCAACCTCAACTTTAAATACGATTTCAAACATTATTTAAAGGATAACCTTCAAGTTAATTATGGAATACATAACACCTATTATGTATTTAATCCCGGAAAGATTGAACCTAACTCTGCCGATTCTGGAATTTTAGAAGATCAATTAGTTAAAAACTATGCTAATGAAACGGCATTGTATATAGGAATAGATCAGGATCTAACCAATAATTTGAATATACAATATGGACTTAGGGTTTCTAATTTCATAAGGCTTGGTCAAGATGAAATATTCGTATATGAAAACAATGAACCAGTAATTTTCGATAGAAATACATTAACCTACCAAGAAGCCGACCCGATAGATACGATTTATCAAAGAAGATCTAAACCATTAAAGACCTATTTAAATTTTGAACCTAGGATCGCCGCTTCCTTAAGTCTTAATGATAATAATTCAATTAAAGCTAGTTATACAAGACTTGCACAATACCTGCATTTGCTAAGTAATACAAGTTCCCCTACCCCTCTTGACGTTTGGACCCCAAGTGGAACATTCATAAAACCTCAGCTTTTAGATCATATCGCTCTAGGATACTTTTTGAATTTTAAGAATGACTTGTATAGTTTTGAAATAGAAACCTATTACAAAAAACTAAAAAATCGAATTGACTACATCGATGGGGCAAATCTTATTGCCAATGAAGCTATTGAACGGGTTATTTTAAATGGTAGAGGACGTTCTTACGGCTTAGAATTAATATTAAGAAAAAATAAGGGAGATTTCCAAGGATGGATTTCCTACACACTTTCAAAATCTGAACAACAAACTCCCGGAAGGACCCGAATCTTAGAAGATGGCACGATTTATAACGAAACCGGGATCAATTTGGGTAATTGGTACAATACACCTTATGATAAACCACATGATATTTCCATTTTTGGCAGCTATGACTTAAATGAAAAATGGAGTTTTAGTGGAAACTTTGTCTATCAAACTGGAAGACCCACTAATTACCCTGTAGGTCAACTAGATTTTCAACGTGTTACTGCACCTGTCTATGGCCTACGAAACCAACAACGCCTGCCATCATATCATCGTATAGATGTGTCAGCGACCTTAACTCCCAGAAAAAACAAATATAGGTCATGGCAAGGACAGTGGGTGTTTTCAATTTATAATATCTATAATCGACAGAACGCCATTTCAATTAATTTCAGACAAAATGAAGACACTGGGGTTAATGAGGCCATAAGAACATCAATCTTCGGAATAGTGCCAGCAATAACTTATAATTTTAAATTCTGA
- the rplS gene encoding 50S ribosomal protein L19: MNSLVKFVQDEFVTKKDFPEFSSGDTITVYYEIKEGEKSRTQFFKGVVLQRKGEGSTETFTIRKMSGTVGVERIFPVNMPALQKIEVNKRGKVRRSRIYYFRNLTGKKARIKEVRG; the protein is encoded by the coding sequence ATGAATTCATTAGTTAAATTCGTACAAGACGAGTTTGTAACAAAAAAAGATTTTCCAGAATTTAGTTCTGGTGATACCATCACGGTATATTACGAAATCAAGGAAGGTGAAAAATCGCGTACGCAGTTTTTCAAAGGTGTAGTTCTTCAGAGAAAAGGTGAAGGATCTACTGAAACCTTTACAATCCGTAAAATGTCTGGTACTGTTGGGGTGGAAAGAATTTTTCCGGTTAATATGCCAGCCCTTCAGAAAATCGAGGTGAATAAAAGAGGTAAAGTTCGTAGATCTAGAATTTACTATTTCAGAAACCTTACCGGTAAAAAAGCCCGTATCAAAGAAGTTAGAGGTTAA
- the murQ gene encoding N-acetylmuramic acid 6-phosphate etherase, which produces MNFHKTTESDSHYDHLEKMSIQKLLSNINREDKTVPFAVEESLPQIEALVEQIVLKLKAGGRLFYIGAGTSGRLGIVDASECPPTFGVSHDLVVGIMAGGDSAIRKAVEFAEDDTEQGWKDLLDFQIDPQDVVIGIAASGTTPYVIGALEKCNAKGIITGCITCNQGSPLARTAQFPIEVVVGPEFVTGSSRMKAGTAQKLVLNMISTTAMIQLGRVEGNKMVDMQLSNHKLVERGIRMICEATGTDSFMAAKLLENHGSVRNAIKAFNHGNR; this is translated from the coding sequence TTGAATTTCCATAAAACAACCGAATCTGATTCTCATTATGACCATCTGGAAAAGATGAGCATACAAAAATTACTTTCCAATATAAATAGGGAAGATAAAACAGTTCCCTTTGCTGTGGAAGAAAGTTTGCCACAAATAGAAGCGTTGGTTGAGCAGATTGTGCTAAAGTTAAAGGCTGGTGGACGCTTGTTTTATATTGGTGCAGGTACAAGTGGACGTTTGGGAATTGTTGATGCTTCAGAATGCCCCCCCACCTTTGGTGTATCTCATGATTTGGTTGTAGGTATAATGGCAGGAGGAGATTCGGCAATTCGCAAGGCCGTTGAGTTTGCGGAAGATGATACTGAACAAGGATGGAAAGACTTATTAGATTTTCAAATTGACCCTCAGGATGTAGTTATTGGTATCGCGGCATCCGGAACAACACCGTATGTTATTGGTGCGTTGGAAAAATGTAATGCAAAAGGTATAATCACAGGATGTATTACCTGCAACCAAGGAAGTCCCTTAGCAAGAACAGCACAATTTCCTATTGAAGTGGTCGTTGGACCTGAATTTGTGACAGGAAGCTCTAGAATGAAAGCAGGTACGGCACAGAAACTTGTTCTAAACATGATTTCTACAACAGCAATGATTCAATTAGGAAGAGTTGAAGGAAATAAAATGGTAGATATGCAGCTTAGCAACCATAAATTGGTCGAAAGAGGCATACGAATGATATGTGAAGCTACAGGAACGGATAGCTTTATGGCAGCGAAACTTCTTGAAAATCATGGTAGTGTAAGAAATGCAATAAAAGCTTTTAACCATGGCAACAGATAA
- a CDS encoding NADP-dependent isocitrate dehydrogenase codes for MANRSTIFYTKTDEAPLLATHSFLPIVKAFTKSSGIQIETKDISLAGRILANFPDFLTDEQKVPNALDELGSLATKPEANIIKLPNISASVPQLKEAIKELRAKGFAVPTYPDEPKTDEEKEIKGRYDKIKGSAVNPVLREGNSDRRAPRAVKNFAKKNPHSMGEWLSSSKTHVATMSKGDFAHNEKSITIDEPTSIKIVFSSEDGAETVLKDKFSLLKGEIIDATVMEKDELTAFISKEIADAKDENVLLSIHLKATMMKVSDPIIFGHILRIYFKDLFKKYAVEFKEIGIEENNGLANLLSRVQESDLSNKAEILKDIAETLDKGADLAMVNSDKGITNLHVPSDVIIDASMPAMIRNGGKMWNKNGKAMDTKAVIPDSSYAGIYEATIDFCKKNGAFDPTTMGTVPNVGLMAQKAEEYGSHDKTFEISGNGVVRVVDGDGKILMENHVRNGDIWRMCQTKDLPIRDWVKLAVTRAKATGTPTIFWLDKNRAHDAALIEKVTTYLKDYDTEGLDIRILSPVEATHVTLERLKDGKDTISVTGNVLRDYLTDLFPILEVGTSAKMLSIVPLMNGGGLFETGAGGSAPKHVEQFLEENHLRWDSLGEFLAFAVSLEHMANVNSNPKAKVLADALDAATEKLLENGKSPSRIAGELDNRGSHFYLALYWAEALSIQLEDMELKEQFLPVFEKLGKNEEVIVNELNSIQGHSISIGGYYFPDEKMTNDAMRPNNVFNEIIGSI; via the coding sequence ATGGCAAACAGATCTACCATTTTCTATACAAAAACTGATGAGGCTCCTCTCTTAGCAACGCATTCATTTTTACCAATTGTAAAAGCTTTTACCAAATCATCAGGTATTCAAATTGAAACCAAAGATATTTCCTTGGCAGGGAGAATTTTAGCCAATTTTCCAGATTTTTTGACAGATGAACAAAAAGTACCAAATGCTTTGGATGAACTCGGATCATTGGCTACCAAGCCCGAAGCCAACATCATAAAATTGCCTAATATTAGTGCATCTGTACCCCAACTTAAAGAAGCTATTAAAGAATTACGCGCTAAAGGTTTTGCGGTTCCAACTTACCCAGATGAACCAAAAACTGACGAAGAAAAGGAAATTAAGGGTCGCTATGATAAAATAAAGGGTAGTGCCGTTAACCCAGTTCTTAGGGAAGGCAATTCCGACAGAAGAGCACCTAGGGCTGTGAAAAATTTCGCAAAGAAAAATCCTCATTCAATGGGTGAATGGTTGTCTTCTTCAAAAACTCATGTGGCTACAATGTCCAAGGGAGATTTTGCTCACAATGAAAAATCCATCACAATTGACGAACCAACTAGCATAAAAATAGTGTTTTCTAGCGAGGATGGCGCTGAAACTGTATTGAAGGATAAATTTTCACTTTTAAAAGGTGAAATTATCGATGCTACCGTTATGGAGAAGGATGAGCTCACCGCTTTCATTTCAAAAGAAATTGCTGATGCCAAGGATGAAAATGTGTTGCTTTCAATCCACTTGAAGGCTACTATGATGAAGGTTTCAGATCCTATTATATTTGGACATATTCTTAGAATCTATTTCAAGGATTTATTCAAAAAATATGCGGTTGAATTTAAGGAAATTGGAATAGAGGAAAATAACGGCCTTGCAAATCTATTGTCTCGAGTGCAAGAGTCAGACCTTTCAAATAAGGCAGAAATACTCAAAGATATAGCAGAAACCCTAGATAAGGGAGCTGATTTGGCAATGGTAAATTCTGATAAAGGAATCACAAATCTACATGTCCCTAGTGACGTTATCATCGACGCTTCTATGCCTGCAATGATCCGTAATGGTGGAAAAATGTGGAATAAGAACGGCAAAGCTATGGATACTAAAGCGGTTATCCCAGATAGTAGTTATGCCGGAATTTATGAAGCTACTATTGATTTCTGCAAGAAAAATGGTGCGTTCGATCCAACAACAATGGGAACAGTGCCAAACGTTGGATTGATGGCTCAAAAAGCGGAGGAATACGGGTCGCATGACAAAACGTTTGAAATTTCAGGAAATGGTGTTGTTCGAGTTGTAGATGGTGATGGAAAAATATTGATGGAGAACCACGTAAGGAATGGAGATATTTGGAGAATGTGTCAAACTAAAGACCTACCTATTAGAGATTGGGTTAAATTGGCTGTAACTAGAGCCAAAGCCACGGGAACACCGACGATTTTTTGGTTAGATAAAAATAGAGCGCATGATGCAGCCTTAATTGAAAAGGTTACTACCTATCTTAAGGATTATGACACAGAAGGTTTAGATATTAGAATATTATCACCTGTTGAGGCTACCCATGTAACGCTCGAACGGTTAAAAGATGGTAAGGATACAATTAGTGTTACCGGTAACGTACTCCGTGATTATCTTACAGACCTTTTTCCTATACTTGAAGTTGGTACAAGTGCAAAGATGCTGTCAATTGTTCCTCTAATGAATGGTGGTGGTCTTTTTGAAACTGGTGCAGGTGGATCGGCGCCTAAACATGTTGAACAATTTTTAGAGGAAAACCATTTGAGATGGGATTCCCTTGGAGAATTTTTGGCTTTTGCTGTTTCTTTAGAACATATGGCAAATGTAAACAGTAATCCAAAGGCTAAAGTTTTGGCTGATGCTTTGGATGCAGCTACAGAAAAATTGCTAGAAAATGGCAAATCTCCATCTAGGATAGCTGGAGAATTAGATAACAGGGGAAGTCATTTCTATCTGGCGTTGTATTGGGCTGAAGCTCTATCGATACAATTAGAAGATATGGAGCTAAAAGAACAATTTCTTCCTGTTTTTGAAAAATTAGGCAAAAATGAAGAAGTGATTGTTAATGAATTAAATTCAATTCAAGGTCACTCCATATCAATTGGTGGTTATTATTTTCCTGATGAAAAAATGACCAATGATGCCATGAGACCAAATAACGTGTTTAATGAAATCATAGGATCCATTTAA
- a CDS encoding DUF6095 family protein — protein MATDKQLLLKGIKYLGFTALLMFIGPTLLYIVAGDRNTSVFIPLVIIAILICGFAIFLGFKGIRTVMKSIFSK, from the coding sequence ATGGCAACAGATAAGCAACTGCTCTTAAAAGGTATCAAATATTTAGGATTTACAGCATTGCTAATGTTTATTGGCCCTACCCTTCTTTATATTGTCGCGGGAGATAGGAATACAAGCGTTTTTATTCCGCTAGTTATTATAGCCATTCTCATATGTGGATTTGCTATTTTTTTAGGATTTAAGGGAATCAGGACAGTAATGAAAAGTATTTTTTCAAAATAA